A genomic window from Panthera tigris isolate Pti1 chromosome B4, P.tigris_Pti1_mat1.1, whole genome shotgun sequence includes:
- the FRS2 gene encoding fibroblast growth factor receptor substrate 2, whose translation MGSCCSCPDKDTVPDNHRNKFKVINVDDDGNELGSGIMELTDTELILYTRKRDSVKWHYLCLRRYGYDSNLFSFESGRRCQTGQGIFAFKCARAEELFNMLQEIMQNNSINVVEEPVVERNNHQTELEVPRTPRTPTTPGFAAQNLPNGYPRYPSFGDASSHPSSRHPSVGSARLPSVGEESTHPLLVAEEQVHTYVNTTGVQEERKHRTSVHVPLEARISNAESNTPKEEPSSIEDRDPQILLEPEGVKFVLGPTPVQKQLMEKEKLEQLGRDQVSGSGANSTEWDTGYDSDERREAPSVNKLVYENINGLSIPSASGVRRGRLTSSSTSDTQNINNSAQRRTALLNYENLPSLPPVWEARKLSRDEDDNLGPKTPSLNGYHNNLDPMHNYVNTENVTVPASAHKIEFSRRRDCTPTVFNFDIRRPSLEHRQLNYIQVDLEGGSDSDNPQTPKTPTTPLPQTPTRRTELYAVIDIERTAAMSSLQKALPRDDGTSRKTRHNSTDLPM comes from the exons ATGGGTAGCTGTTGTAGCTGTCCAGATAAAGACACTGTCCCAGATAACCATCGGAACAAGTTTAAG gtcATTAATGTGGATGATGATGGGAATGAGTTAGGTTCTGGCATTATGGAACTTACAGACACAGAACTGATTTTATACACTCGCAAACGTGATTCAGTAAAATGGCACTACCTCTGCCTGCGGCGCTATGGCTATGattcaaatctcttttcttttgaaagtggTCGAAGGTGTCAAACTGGACAAG GAATCTTCGCCTTTAAGTGTGCTCGTGCAGAAGAATTATTTAACATGTTGCAAGAGATTATGCAAAATAATAGTATAAATGTGGTGGAAGAGCCAGTTGTAGAAAGGAATAATCATCAGACAGAGTTGGAAGTCCCCAGAACACCTCGAACACCTACAA CTCCAGGGTTTGCTGCTCAGAATTTACCGAATGGATATCCCCGATATCCCTCATTTGGAGATGCTTCCTCGCATCCTTCAAGCAGACATCCTTCTGTGGGAAGTGCACGCCTGCCTTCAGTGGGTGAAGAATCTACTCATCCTTTGCTTGTGGCTGAGGAGCAA GTCCATACCTATGTCAACACCACAGGAGTGCAGGAAGAGCGGAAACACCGCACAAGCGTGCACGTCCCATTGGAGGCGAGGATCTCTAATGCTGAAAGCAACACACCAAAAGAAGAACCAAGTAGTATTGAGGACAGGGACCCTCAGATTCTTCTCGAACCTGAAGGAGTCAAATTTGTCTTAGGACCAACCCCTGTTCAAAAGCAGttaatggaaaaagagaaactggAGCAACTTGGAAGAGACCAAGTCAGTGGGAGTGGTGCAAACAGCACGGAATGGGACACTGGGTATGACAGCGATGAGCGCAGAGAGGCACCCTCTGTGAACAAACTGGTGTATGAGAATATAAATGGGTTATCTATCCCTAGTGCCTCAGGGGTCAGGAGAGGTCGTCTGACATCCAGCAGTACCTCAGATACCCAGAATATCAACAACTCAGCTCAGAGAAGAACTGCATTATTAAACTATGAAAATTTACCATCTTTGCCTCCTGTTTGGGAAGCCCGCAAGCTAAGTAGGGATGAAGATGACAATTTAGGACCAAAGACCCCATCTCTAAATGGCTACCATAATAATCTAGATCCAATGCATAACtatgtaaatacagagaatgtaACAGTGCCGGCAAGTGCTCACAAAATAGAGTTTTCCAGGCGTCGGGACTGTACGCCGACGGTCTTTAACTTTGATATCAGGCGCCCAAGTTTAGAACACAGGCAGCTCAATTACATACAGGTCGACTTGGAAGGTGGCAGTGACTCTGACAACCCTCAGACTCCAAAAACGCCTACCACTCCCCTTCCACAGACCCCTACCAGGCGCACAGAGCTGTATGCTGTGATCGACATCGAGAGAACTGCTGCTATGTCAAGTTTGCAGAAAGCACTGCCACGAGACGATGGCACATCTAGGAAGACTAGACATAATAGTACTGATCTGCCCATGTGA